A segment of the Bacillus sp. es.034 genome:
CATCCTTAATGCCCTTCTTGTCGGAATACTTTCAATATTACTCATTATCTCTTCCGGTGCATCGATCCTCCCTCATAATGGTGCTCTACTGACCCTATTTGCCGTAACAGGACTTACTCATAAAGATTCATACTTAGATGTTGCCGTTGTCGGTCTGCTTATTCCGACAATCGCGGAAATTGTCTCAATCATCCTAGCCAACATGGGAATTTACTAATTTGAGGAGGAAATGAAAATGGTCGATGATAAAGTGGTATTTATTACTGGTGCTGCAAGAGGGATCGGATATGAAATCGGGGAACACTTTGCCCAAAACGGTGCAAAGGTCGTTCTGTCCGACATCAATCAGGAAGGATTGGATGAAGCGGTTGATGAACTAAAAAGCAGAGGTTTCGAATGCCTTGGCATTAAATGCGACGTAACGAGTGAAGAAGACGTGAAGGCAGGAATTGATAAGACCGTAGATCACTACGGACGAATCGATGTCCTGATCAATAACGCAGGGCTTCAACATGTTTCACCCATAGAGGACTTCCCGATTGAAAAGTTCGAACTATTAATTAAAATCATGCTGACCGCCCCATTCATCGCAACAAAATTTGCTTTCCCACATATGAAAAAGCAGAAGTTCGGTCGGATCATCAATATGGCATCCATCAATGGCCTGATAGGTTTTGCAGGAAAAGCTGCCTATAATAGCGCGAAGCATGGAGTCATCGGGTTGACAAAAGTATCGGCCTTAGAGGGTGCTGAACACGGGATTACAGTCAATGCCATGTGCCCTGGTTACGTGGATACCCCCCTTGTCCGTAACCAGCTGAAAGATATCTCCACCACCCGTGGTGTTGAACTTGAAAAAGTATTGGAGGATGTCATTTATCCCCTTGTTCCACAAAAACGATTGCTGTCAGTAGAAGAAATTGCTGACTACACCATCTTCCTTGCAAGTGACAAAGCAAAGGGCGTAACCGGTCAAGCCGTTGTGTTGGATGGTGGATATACAGCCCAGTAATTCAGCACAGAAAAATGGATCAAAAACCTGATCCGATTTTTTTTACTTTAAATGGTCAGGAAATGCACCTAGGTCCACTCCCCACACGAGGGGCATCACAAAATAAATCAATAGGGTGATAAACACAATACTAATTAAATTCAACCAGACCCCCGCTTTCACCATATCCCCCATTTTGATATAGCCAGACCCGAAGACAACGGCGTTCGGAGGTGTGGCAACCGGCAGCATGAACGCACAGGATGCAGCAAGCCCGGCGGCCACCATCAGACTATAGGGGTGAACATCCAAAGCAGCAGCCAAGGCTGCCATAATCGGAAACATCATCGTGGCCGTAGCCGTATTGGACGTGATTTCCGTCAGGAAAATGACAAAAGTGGTCACAGCTGCAAGGATGATAATGAAGGAAACCCCATCAAAGACCGTCAACTGCTTTCCAATCCATTCTGCCAAGCCTGTTTCCTTGAATCCTTTGGCAATGGCGAGTCCTCCCCCGAATAGAAGCAGGATACCCCATGGCAGCTTTTTCGCATCGTCCCAGTTGATCAATCTTGCCTCTTTTCTTCCTGGAAGAAGGAAGAGGACAAGTGCCCCCGTCATGGCAATGATCGTGTCATCTAAAGCAGGGATCCACTGATTCAATAAGAAGGAGCGTGTGATCCAGCAAAGGGCAGTGACCGTAAAGACAGTGAGAACGAGCTTTTCCTCAAATGAAATGCGCCCGAGGGAGCGATTTTCCTTTTCTACGAATTGCCTTCCCCCCGGCAATTCTTTTATTTTCAAAGGAAATGCCACTTTAATGAGATACCACCACGTTACGACGAGGAGAATGGCTGCAAGAGGGACTCCAAAGAGCATCCATTTGGCAAAGGAGAAGTCAATACCATAGAGCTGTTTCACGACTGCAGCGAATATGGTGTTCGGAGGCGTTCCGATTAATGTCCCTAATCCTCCGATCGATGCACTATAGGCAATTCCCAGCATGATGACTTTACTGAAGTGCCCCGTTCTATTCGCTCCCTCCTTCTTTATGCTTTCATTCACCTGGTAAATCACGGCGGTTCCGATCGGCAGCATCATCATGGCCGTTGCCGTGTTCGAAATCCACATGGACAGAAACCCCGTAGCAAGCATGAACCCAAGGACAATCCGTTCTGTACTCGTCCCAATCAGCAGAATGATGTTCATGGCGATTCGTTTATGTAAATTCCATTTTTCCATGGCAATCGCGATGATGAACCCGCCCATAAACAAAAAGATGGTCCCATCCCCATAAGCAGATGTGACATCCCCTGACTGCAGTGCCCCGGTAACAGGAAACAGGATGATCGGCAGAAGGGATGTAGCCGGTATCGGGATCGCTTCCGTTATCCACCAAATCGCAATCCAGACTGTTCCCGCAAGGACTCCCACTGCTTCTTTGGACAATCCTTCAGGTGAAAAGAACAGGATGATGAGAAAGAATAATACCGGCCCTAAAATAAGCCCGATTCTTTTCCCGGGATTTGCAGTCGGTTCCGGAGAACGATCCGTCTGCACCCCTCCATTTACCCCAGCTGAAGTACTTCCTGATGTGAAAAACCTGAACGTCTCCAATACATCAGCATGCCACTCCCATAGCGTTTTCCAAGCATACTTAACGGTTTGCATCTTATTCCCCCTTTTCTTGTGATACTAGTCCATACCCCTCGAAGAAACCGGTATAAACAAGAATGAACCACAATTTGTCAGTTTGACTCATCCCTCCTTATAAACAGAATGAAAAAAGGACCATTTCATCATAAAGCGTTTCATTGTAAAATAATGTTAGAGTAGAGATGACGATCAGATAAAAGGAGAAAAGATGAAAATTTATTGGCAAATAGGCTATTTTGTAATCGGGTTACTCATTTTCAGCTATGGGATCAGCATGTCCATTAAAGTCCAATACTTAGGCATCCACCCATGGGATGTATTAAATATCGCCCTGTTCGACAAGTTCGGGCTGACCATCGGAACGTGGAATATCATTGTCGGTGCCACTCTCATAGGAGGCACGCTTATCTTGAAAGGGAAATACATTCAAATCGGAACCATCCTGAATGGAGTGATGGTCGGCATGCTCGTTGACTTTTTTCTTTTTTATGATTTGCTTCCTCCACAAACGGGTCCGGTTATGGACATCCTGATTCTCCTGTCTGCCATTCTGTTGATGGGGGTTGGAGGCGGGTTGTATTCTGCTGCCCATCTTGGAACCGGTCCAAGGGATGGATTTATGCTCACCATTTCAGACCTGACCAATCTTTCCATCAGCAGAGTCCGGATCCTATGCGAGTGCACCGTCTTACTGATCGGACTGCTCCTCTCCGGTCCCGTCTTCGTTTTCACATTTATTTATACGTTCATCCAAAGTCCCATCTTTCAAAAATCGTTTCTATACTTCACCGAAAGACTTCATACCCGGTTTCCGGATAGAAGCCAAGAAAAGCGGAGGCGGCTTGGTCAGAGGCGACAAGCATAAGCTAAATGGACCCAGAAAAAACGGAGGGGGCTGAATCAATAAAGGACAAACTGTCAGAATCGCAGTTTGTCCTTTTCACGTCATGACATTTCGCATGCCACTAATCCGTACTGCCGTCCATGGTCCAGCTTCTTAATGAATTGAAACAATTGCTGCACCTCCTCATTATCCCCCTCTCTCTTATAGTAGTCTTCCAGCACCGACAGCATTTCATCAGGATACATCAGGCAAGTATGGCTTCCCCAGTCTGTTTGCCTGCCTTCGAATTTTTTATAGTAAATGCCATCCAACAGGGCGAAAAACAGTTCATACCCTTTAGGAAAGAACTGACTGATCCGCTTCGGATAATTATGATTCCAGTCTCCCCCCTCATAATGGAATGTCCGGTCAGTCAAATCACCGATAAAGACTTCAACATCCGCCATCCTATCTCCTCCTAATCCAATAAGTTCCTACTCTACAATGTATAAACCCGTCCATCATTTTTAGAACAAAAAAAGAGCCGCATCAGGATGCTTCTTCCTGATGCTGGCTTATTATAGATATTTCCGCTGGACGCTCCTTCCGTCATACGTAAATAGCATATCCCGGTTCTCCACATGGGTCTCGATATGGACCGGTCTTCCCCAGAGCTGGTGCAAATAAGGTAAGACTTTTTCCAAATATTTAATATCTAGCTCGACATCCTCGAACCAGTGCTTCAGGTAAAGTTCCCCGCTCTTCATATAATCCCCGTCATTCACGGTGATGTAAGGGAAACCGCCATTCACCCTCATCCCAACGAGCTGATCCCGGACATGGGTCCATTCTTTATCGACAATTTTATAATCCTTCCCCTGCTTTTGGAACAGATACATATCCTCTCTCGTCACCAGATCTTTCGTTAAATAGTTTCGTAAGAAGGAAATATCCGATTCGATTTCACGCACTTCAAACATTTTTTCACGACCGGAATTCGGCTTTACCCCACGTTTCTTCATCTCTTCTGTCGGGTTATCGAACCGATCCTCAATATCTTCGAAAATCTTCAGGCCGAGATAATATGGATTGATCTGAGTACGGGACGGCTGTACGACACCAGCATTCAGCTTGGCAAACTCGATCGATTCACCGCTCGTCAAATCCATTTCACGAATGATCCTCTGATGCCAATACGAGGCCCACCCTTCATTCATGATCTTCGTTTCAAGCTGTGGCCAGAAATACAACATTTCTTCCCTCATCATCGTCAATATGTCTCTCTGCCAGTCCGACAATTCCCTGCTGTACTGCTCGATGAAAAGAAGGATGTCCTTCTCCGGCTGCGGTGGAAACTTCTTTTTCACCTTCTTCTTTTCCCTGCTCTTTGGCTTTTCATCCAAGGACCATAGATCATCATATGGAGTCGCATGACTCACTTCTTCTTCTTCCCACTCCACATCATCCATCGTCCATGACAGCTTCGGCCGCATGAGGGAAGGATCGATATGTTCATCCACGGCAAGGACCGCATCTAGGAAATTCTCAACTTCCTGTTTCCCATGTTCGATCTCATACCTGCGCACACGTTCAGCCGTAGCCGACATACTTTCCACCATATCCCGCTTCGTATTCTGAAATCGGACATTGTTCTTAAAGAAATCACAGTGTGCCAGAACGTGAGCCACAATCAATTTATTCTGAATTAGAGAATTCGAATCCAGCAAGAACGCATAACAAGGATCCGAGTTGATCACAAGCTCATATATCTTACTCAACCCCAAATCATACTGCAGCTTCATCTTATGGAACTGCTTCCCGAAACTCCAATGCGAAAACCGTGTCGGCATCCCATAAGCCCCAAATGTATATATAATCTCAGCAGGACAAATCTCATAACGCATCGGATAAAAATCCAGACCAAACCCGGCTGCAATCTCAGTAATTTCCCCTATCGCATTCTGCAAATTCTTCTGCTCCTCTAAATTCATCTTCATCCCCCTCTTTATACTCTTATCTAAATGTATGAAGACAATTGGGATTTGATGAAAAGAAAAGCGGAGCCGGGTTGGGCAGGCCCGACAAGCATAAAATGAATCACCTAAAAAAGGCTGTTCCCCTAATCCAGGGAACAGCCTTCTTATCAACCTTACGTATTCAGATTCTTTTGCAATAGTTTTACTGGGATGAGCGTCGTGAGCAACAGGAGTGCAGACCATGTGAATACCATTGAAACACTCATGACTTCCAGGAGAAGCCCGACCCCCACTGACGATAATCCGAACAAGAGTGTGATTAACGCCCCTTGTGCAGCATAAATCTTTCCGAGCTCTTCCGGTGGCGCACTCTCCTGTAAATACGTCTGAAGCACTACATTCTTTATTTGATCAAACAACCCGAACACAAACGACAAGATAAGTGCCATCACGGCAATTTTATTCCAGGCAAAGACAAGGGTGACGCCTGAAGTGACGATCATACAGAAGGGGAGCCACTTATGCCGGTGTTTTGAAAAGACACCATGCAGCTTAAATATGAGAAAGGACGCAAGGACCAATCCGACAAAGAAGCTTGAGTTAATGAATCCCCACCATTCTTCACCCCGCTGAAGCAAGAGATCCACATACAAATAAAGAACGGCCGCAATCCAGACGGTCCCAGAAATCGACTCCAGCCCGTAAATCCAAAAAACGGGAACCAGCCCTTTCCGGCTTTTCACCTGAGACCACCCCTCTAAAAGCTCCTGCCACCAAATCTTTCGAACTTCCAGCGTGCTACTTGGAATGACCGGCAGCTTCAGCATAAAAAAGGTGCTGGCCAGGAACAAGAGGATCACCACAATAAAAAGATTCGTCGCATTCAGGACAGCTAAAAGAATGCCGCCCAAAGCCCAGCTTGAGAATTGAATCGTCTGATCAACGGTTGAAAGGAAGCCATTCGCACCCATCAGCTCCTCTCTTTTAACCAGAAATGGCACATATGCATTTCTCGCCGGCAGTGCCCAACCATCCAAAAAAGAAATGATACTCGCACAAACGAGATAGATCCACACATTTCCAATACCCAGTACCATCATCAGGAGGAACACGCATAAAAAAAAGGTCTTCCCCATTTGCGAATACGAGATCAAGCTCCTCATCTGGGTACGATTCAGCAACAAAGGTGCTGCCATGCTGCTGATGAATCGCGAAAAGGTGATGACTAAAGGAACAGCCGTCATGTAAACAGCAGAACCGGTCATATTGTATACAAGGGAGATCAACCCTACGATATAAAAGATATCCCCCATATTGGCCAATGACTGACCAAACCACAGATTTCTAAATGCATTGGAATGCATATCTCTTCCTCCCTCTATTCAGTTTATATATAGGTAAGAAAAGAACAGCATCACATCGGAACAAAGATCCCCTTTCAGAATCAAAACGATTTTATGTATGACTTCATTTTAGCAAATTGTTGGTGAATTTGCAGGTAATACTTTAGTTTATCGTCTATGGGTATGCACGTGCAGGTTTTATGGGGAAATGACCAGCCTCGCCATAACAAAAAAAGCCTCCTTAATCAAAGAAGACTTCATCTGTCCCGTTATTCCTTCACCGAGATGTTGAGTACCTTTTCATTGTCTAGATCGTGTACGACGATGACTACGACCTTTTTCTCTGCATTGTTTTCCTGCACGGTAAATTCAAAGGCATCAGACACCTTGTTCTCCGTCATTTTCTTGCGTCCCTGGTACTGATAATCCTTTACAGGCTGCCCGGGGTAGTCCTCTTTGATGACTGCTGTCGCAATGCGTCCAAACTTCTTGTAATCCGACTGCTCAGCATGTGCCTGACTTGAAAATATGAGAAAAAATACAGTTGATAACATCAGGATTGCTTTCTTCATTTTCATCACCTCTGTTTACGTTTCATTACATAGGATGAATTAATCGGGAATTTTTATTCACCCAATAGAAGGAAAACGAGCATTTGCAACAGTACCAACTTTTACAGAGAAAAGAATACGGTTTTCTCGCACAAAATAGGAGTACCCCTTCAGAAGGAGGGAAACCAAGTGAACAAAGTCGATTACGATCGGGCCTTGTATTACACTCACCGATCAGAATGGGATAACCTGTTGATCCTTATGGTGAGAACGAAGGATGACCTTCTTTCAAAAAGAATTGAACATTTCTTACATGCGTATCATTTTTCAAATGATTACACGGTTGTAGAGCGTAATCTCTATACGCTTTTACGATATATCGAACATGCAAACTTCACCTATAGTGTCGAGCAACCACTTCAGGAAACCTTTGCAGAGATGTAAAAAAAAGAGAATTCCACCTACAGCTGATCCAATTAGTATGTACGATTGGATCAGCTTTTATTTGTTTCCAACATTATTTCAGGTATAACATCAAATAATATAAAAAAACCGGCAACATGCCGATTTTTATCACTGGGATGAAATTTCAGTCTTTACCAGTTCAGCCGCTTTTACATACACCTTTAGTTCTCTCATCAGGTCATCCACTAGCTTTGCAGGTTCCTCTAAAAGCGCATCCCCTTCATAATCAAAGCAGTGGGGATCAAGAACAAGCTGCTTCGGAATGACATTTGCATACACTCCACGGCCGACGATTCGAAGATTATTCAAGCAGTTGATACCGCCTTTCCCGCCGCCTGCACATGCAAGAAGGGCAACAGGTTTATGGGCGAATTGCTCACTGCTTAAGAAATCGAGTGCATTTTTGAGTGCCCCGCTCATACCGCTGTGATATTCCGGGGAAGCTAAAATGACGGCATCCGCATCTTTCACTTTTTTCTTAAGTGATTGAACGGCGGCGACCTCCGATTGCTCCTGTTCTCCAGTGTACAGTGGAAGAGAGCCATCACTTAAATCAATAAGATCACAGTCATATGTCCTTGCAATGAATCTTGATGCAATTCCGGTGCGTCCACGTTTTCTCGGGCTTCCGTTAATCATTACGATGTTCATGATTTAAAAAATCCTTTCCAGATTAATTTTTTGTCAACTGATGTTTCACGGCATAGAGTGCCGCCTGTGTCCGATCTGACACTTCCAGCTTAGAAAAAATGTTTGAAATATGAGTCTTGACGGTTTTTTCCGTTATATAGAGGCTTGAAGCAATCTCTTTATTACTCTTCCCTTTTGTCAGCTCAATCAAAACATCCTTCTCCCGTTTGGTCAGTTCATGATTTTTATGGGGAGGCTCTTGTTTCGTGATCCTTGTCAGTAAATGATTGGTTGCTTTCGGGTGTAGAGAATTTTCACCCGAAAGGAGTTTTCGGATCCCGCTCACTAATTCATCGGGTTCAATGTCCTTTAACTGATATCCAGCCGCTCCTGCTTCTATAGCGGGAATCACGTGATTCTGGTCGGAAAAGCTCGTCAGCATCAGAATTTGAATGTCAGGATATTTCTTTTTAATTTCCCTGGTCGCCTGGATCCCGTCCATAACCGGCATCATCAGGTCCATTAAAATGATGTCGGGTTTCAAGTCTCCAGCCATCCGAACGGCCTCTTCCCCATCCTTCGCTTCACCGACGATATCCAAGTCCTTTTGAGTTTTCAAAAAGAAAACCAATCCTCTCCGCACGACGTGGTGATCATCTGCTATCAATACTCTAATCATTTACCCGGCACCTCCTAATACGGTAATCGAACTGATATGACCGTTCCCCTACCAAGCTGACTGTCGATGGTCAATTTACCACCAATGCTTTTCACACGTTCTTTCATACTTTGGATCCCTACTGAAGGCAGGGACTGCATTCCGTCATATTGAAATCCGTATCCTTTATCTTCAATCTTTAAGTGGATGGATTGCAACTCACTTTTCAATGTATAGAGGATGTGTTTTTCCCCGGAATGCTTTTTACAATTATTCAGTGCTTCCTGACTCACACGCCACAGCACTTCTTCTATTTTAGAGCTTAAAGAAATGACTCCTTCCACTTTCGTTTCCAAAGTTAATCCAAGCATCTCTGCGTATCCTTTCGCTGCTTCCACGACTCCATTCTCAAGTCCATGGGGGCGCAACTGCCAGATGAGGGCCCTCATTTCCGATAAGGCTTCCTGAGCCATCCCTTGAATCGTTTTGAACGTATCCTTTACCTCTTCATCCCCGGTCATTTCTGCCCCTCCCCTTGCCGTCAACGTAAGGGAAAACAACAATTGATTGACCGAATCATGAAGATCTCTGGCCAGTCGGTTCCTTTCTCCGATCAAGGCGACTTCCTGCTCTTTTTTCGTGAGCAGGATGCGCTTGATGGCGGATCCGATTTGGAAGGCAACGGATTCAAGAAGCGCCAGTTCGTCTGTTGTGAAGTGGGTCTTATTCGGTGCTGCGACGTTCAATAAACCAAAGGACTCATCCCCGGACTGGAGGGGGACCGTCGCATGATGCGTAATATCATCTGTATCTTCCCTGTTCTCTTCGATGGCCTGCTCGATCCGCTGACATTCAATAATATTGGACGCTTTGGTGAGTTTACCTTTGCGAAATCGATTCACACACCAGCACCCACCCTTTTTCATCGGCTCACATTTACGATCTGAGAGGGATCCAGGCAGATTCTCATACGAAACAAGTTCGTGGCTTCCCTCTTTTTCAATGAAGAAGATCCACCCTGTCGTAAAGCTTGAACCCCTGATCAGCTTCTTCAGTGCACCTGAAAGCATGGAATCAAGCTCTGTTTCGTTATTCAGAAGCTCGGCTATCTCTTTCAAAAGTCCGATATTTGAAAGGGATTCAGAATTCATGTTCATCGTCCTCTCCGACCCTATACTACTATTATATAGATTTCACACACATCCGGTATTATCAAAAAGAAGGATAACCATCTACGACCTTTGACCGAAAACGCATGTTCTCATCTCAATCCAAAAAACAAGAGATGCAGGAACACATCTCTTGTTTTTAATACCATGAAAAGGTTTACGCCTTTCCTACAGACGAACGGATCATCGTCTCGACTTTCGCCATGATGGCATCCTGAAGGGCTTGTAATTTATCATCGCTATCGCTTTCGGTCTCCCCGATCACGCTGAAATAGAACTTGATCTTTGGCTCGGTCCCTGATGGACGGAGGCAAATCCAGGATCCATCTTCAAGATGATATTTCAACACATTGGAAGAAGGCAGATGGATGGAGGTTTCCTCACCGGATACCAAATCCATTTTCGTACTTGTTTTGTAGTCTTCTGAAGAAACCACAC
Coding sequences within it:
- a CDS encoding 3-hydroxybutyrate dehydrogenase; the protein is MVDDKVVFITGAARGIGYEIGEHFAQNGAKVVLSDINQEGLDEAVDELKSRGFECLGIKCDVTSEEDVKAGIDKTVDHYGRIDVLINNAGLQHVSPIEDFPIEKFELLIKIMLTAPFIATKFAFPHMKKQKFGRIINMASINGLIGFAGKAAYNSAKHGVIGLTKVSALEGAEHGITVNAMCPGYVDTPLVRNQLKDISTTRGVELEKVLEDVIYPLVPQKRLLSVEEIADYTIFLASDKAKGVTGQAVVLDGGYTAQ
- a CDS encoding MFS transporter: MHSNAFRNLWFGQSLANMGDIFYIVGLISLVYNMTGSAVYMTAVPLVITFSRFISSMAAPLLLNRTQMRSLISYSQMGKTFFLCVFLLMMVLGIGNVWIYLVCASIISFLDGWALPARNAYVPFLVKREELMGANGFLSTVDQTIQFSSWALGGILLAVLNATNLFIVVILLFLASTFFMLKLPVIPSSTLEVRKIWWQELLEGWSQVKSRKGLVPVFWIYGLESISGTVWIAAVLYLYVDLLLQRGEEWWGFINSSFFVGLVLASFLIFKLHGVFSKHRHKWLPFCMIVTSGVTLVFAWNKIAVMALILSFVFGLFDQIKNVVLQTYLQESAPPEELGKIYAAQGALITLLFGLSSVGVGLLLEVMSVSMVFTWSALLLLTTLIPVKLLQKNLNT
- a CDS encoding NADPH-dependent FMN reductase; translated protein: MNIVMINGSPRKRGRTGIASRFIARTYDCDLIDLSDGSLPLYTGEQEQSEVAAVQSLKKKVKDADAVILASPEYHSGMSGALKNALDFLSSEQFAHKPVALLACAGGGKGGINCLNNLRIVGRGVYANVIPKQLVLDPHCFDYEGDALLEEPAKLVDDLMRELKVYVKAAELVKTEISSQ
- a CDS encoding DUF3889 domain-containing protein, with product MKKAILMLSTVFFLIFSSQAHAEQSDYKKFGRIATAVIKEDYPGQPVKDYQYQGRKKMTENKVSDAFEFTVQENNAEKKVVVIVVHDLDNEKVLNISVKE
- a CDS encoding DASS family sodium-coupled anion symporter — translated: MQTVKYAWKTLWEWHADVLETFRFFTSGSTSAGVNGGVQTDRSPEPTANPGKRIGLILGPVLFFLIILFFSPEGLSKEAVGVLAGTVWIAIWWITEAIPIPATSLLPIILFPVTGALQSGDVTSAYGDGTIFLFMGGFIIAIAMEKWNLHKRIAMNIILLIGTSTERIVLGFMLATGFLSMWISNTATAMMMLPIGTAVIYQVNESIKKEGANRTGHFSKVIMLGIAYSASIGGLGTLIGTPPNTIFAAVVKQLYGIDFSFAKWMLFGVPLAAILLVVTWWYLIKVAFPLKIKELPGGRQFVEKENRSLGRISFEEKLVLTVFTVTALCWITRSFLLNQWIPALDDTIIAMTGALVLFLLPGRKEARLINWDDAKKLPWGILLLFGGGLAIAKGFKETGLAEWIGKQLTVFDGVSFIIILAAVTTFVIFLTEITSNTATATMMFPIMAALAAALDVHPYSLMVAAGLAASCAFMLPVATPPNAVVFGSGYIKMGDMVKAGVWLNLISIVFITLLIYFVMPLVWGVDLGAFPDHLK
- a CDS encoding YhdB family protein, whose translation is MNKVDYDRALYYTHRSEWDNLLILMVRTKDDLLSKRIEHFLHAYHFSNDYTVVERNLYTLLRYIEHANFTYSVEQPLQETFAEM
- a CDS encoding YitT family protein; amino-acid sequence: MKIYWQIGYFVIGLLIFSYGISMSIKVQYLGIHPWDVLNIALFDKFGLTIGTWNIIVGATLIGGTLILKGKYIQIGTILNGVMVGMLVDFFLFYDLLPPQTGPVMDILILLSAILLMGVGGGLYSAAHLGTGPRDGFMLTISDLTNLSISRVRILCECTVLLIGLLLSGPVFVFTFIYTFIQSPIFQKSFLYFTERLHTRFPDRSQEKRRRLGQRRQA
- a CDS encoding GAF domain-containing sensor histidine kinase codes for the protein MNSESLSNIGLLKEIAELLNNETELDSMLSGALKKLIRGSSFTTGWIFFIEKEGSHELVSYENLPGSLSDRKCEPMKKGGCWCVNRFRKGKLTKASNIIECQRIEQAIEENREDTDDITHHATVPLQSGDESFGLLNVAAPNKTHFTTDELALLESVAFQIGSAIKRILLTKKEQEVALIGERNRLARDLHDSVNQLLFSLTLTARGGAEMTGDEEVKDTFKTIQGMAQEALSEMRALIWQLRPHGLENGVVEAAKGYAEMLGLTLETKVEGVISLSSKIEEVLWRVSQEALNNCKKHSGEKHILYTLKSELQSIHLKIEDKGYGFQYDGMQSLPSVGIQSMKERVKSIGGKLTIDSQLGRGTVISVRLPY
- a CDS encoding SpoVR family protein, which translates into the protein MNLEEQKNLQNAIGEITEIAAGFGLDFYPMRYEICPAEIIYTFGAYGMPTRFSHWSFGKQFHKMKLQYDLGLSKIYELVINSDPCYAFLLDSNSLIQNKLIVAHVLAHCDFFKNNVRFQNTKRDMVESMSATAERVRRYEIEHGKQEVENFLDAVLAVDEHIDPSLMRPKLSWTMDDVEWEEEEVSHATPYDDLWSLDEKPKSREKKKVKKKFPPQPEKDILLFIEQYSRELSDWQRDILTMMREEMLYFWPQLETKIMNEGWASYWHQRIIREMDLTSGESIEFAKLNAGVVQPSRTQINPYYLGLKIFEDIEDRFDNPTEEMKKRGVKPNSGREKMFEVREIESDISFLRNYLTKDLVTREDMYLFQKQGKDYKIVDKEWTHVRDQLVGMRVNGGFPYITVNDGDYMKSGELYLKHWFEDVELDIKYLEKVLPYLHQLWGRPVHIETHVENRDMLFTYDGRSVQRKYL
- a CDS encoding response regulator transcription factor; this encodes MIRVLIADDHHVVRRGLVFFLKTQKDLDIVGEAKDGEEAVRMAGDLKPDIILMDLMMPVMDGIQATREIKKKYPDIQILMLTSFSDQNHVIPAIEAGAAGYQLKDIEPDELVSGIRKLLSGENSLHPKATNHLLTRITKQEPPHKNHELTKREKDVLIELTKGKSNKEIASSLYITEKTVKTHISNIFSKLEVSDRTQAALYAVKHQLTKN